Proteins encoded in a region of the Ptychodera flava strain L36383 chromosome 4, AS_Pfla_20210202, whole genome shotgun sequence genome:
- the LOC139131932 gene encoding uncharacterized protein isoform X1, translated as MGCAPSTAEGVIVSKTTPQERAPTKEEYDTDNKPETLDFSLIEDNTSNIDDILSYLRRQEDYAGETILDEKLVRLSEGFYNPSDEKIFPVYANYLAVHGYPQLYVKIFNKLHSYDFLDRNTKKDTFALIGCYLATSVLWNTCDSSPVMCREVGKAGIIELMMGDLGALKEYAVVKERDEYKDAYLEGLLATLHNIIRLYIDNRGYFRNAGAVEILQYYLHMEKILYRTYALLTLSFIVNDDENHRINTGNENLEFLVTLLKSALESKDHREKEYLFHSTELVAGITKLAVNDQNKVKLVNAGVLKPLVKMLQDECTVKENLLAATAVWTLAFHKENKNNIQNEDGCVEALEKLQKSPDHGLRKACDGALWELKANKEKEVLPSTVTSKGHVMISYNWGVQKRMIRLKEKLKAAGFKVWMDIEKMGGSTLEAMAEAVQGADVVLICMSEKYKYSNPCRSEAEYTYKLNKDYIPIRVQSNYTPDGWLGIMVGAKLYFDFSTEDYFEKHFPNLVKELGERGKNTIQEEHSEVVRAEAVLTGTGNPSNNTSLNGPVSSWNNDDVIVWLKENELGHLTPKFKRYTGRKLLTLRKISLEAPQFFYESVQNKLGIKDLYDIITFKEALEEF; from the exons ATGGGCTGTGCACCGAGCACTGCTGAGGGAGTGATTGTTTCAAAGACTACTCCACAGGAACGAGCTCCGACGAAAGAAGAATATGACACAGATAACAAACCAGAAACTTTGGATTTCAGTTTAATTGAAGACAATACCTCCaacattgatgacattttgagtTATCTTCGGAGGCAAGAGGACTACGCAGGAGAGACTATTTTGGACGAAAAACTTGTACGCCTTTCGGAAGGATTTTACAACCCCTCGGATGAAAAGATATTCCCAGTCTATGCAAATTACCTGGCAGTCCATGGATATCCGCAGCTGTACGTTAAAATCTTCAACAAGCTGCATTCGTATGATTTCCTGGATAGAAACACAAAGAAAGACACGTTTGCCCTCATCGGGTGTTACCTAGCAACAAGCGTTTTATGGAATACCTGTGACTCGTCTCCAGTGATGTGTAGAGAAGTTGGTAAGGCCGGTATAATCGAACTAATGATGGGAGACTTAGGGGCGCTAAAGGAATACGCAGTGGTAAAGGAGAGAGACGAATACAAAGATGCATATCTTGAAGGTTTACTTGCCACACTTCACAACATCATTCGACTTTACATTGACAATAGGGGATACTTCCGCAATGCCGGCGCAGTGGAAATACTTCAGTACTATCTACACATGGAGAAAATTCTCTATCGTACCTACGCACTGTTGACTTTATCCTTCATTGTCAACGATGATGAAAATCACAGGATTAACACTGGCAACGAGAACCTTGAATTTCTAGTGACATTGCTGAAATCGGCTCTTGAGTCTAAAGATCACAGAGAGAAGGAATATCTATTTCACAGCACTGAACTCGTGGCTGGAATTACAAAGCTGGCTGTCAATGACCAGAACAAG GTTAAACTTGTAAATGCAGGGGTTCTTAAACCACTCGTGAAAATGCTACAGGATGAATGCACGGTTAAAGAAAATCTTCTGGCAGCAACCGCTGTCTGGACGCTAGCATTTcacaaggaaaataaaaataacattcaAAACGAGGATGGCTGTGTTGAAG CACTTGAGAAGCTACAGAAGTCCCCTGACCATGGACTCCGAAAAGCTTGTGATGGTGCATTATGGGAACTGAAAGCAAACAAAGAAAAGGAGGTATTGCCATCAACGGTGACAAGCAAAGGTCACGTGATGATAAGCTATAACTGGGGCGTTCAGAAACGAATGATACGGTTGAAAGAAAAGTTGAAAGCTGCAGGATTTAAAGTTTGGATGGACATAGAAAAAATGG GTGGTTCAACACTAGAAGCGATGGCAGAGGCAGTTCAAGGTGCTGACGTTGTGCTCATTTGCATGTCAGAAAAGTACAAGTACAGCAATCCATGCAGATCAG AGGCCGAGTATACGTACAAACTGAACAAGGACTACATTCCAATTCGGGTTCAGTCAAACTACACACCGGATGGCTGGCTTGGTATTATGGTCGGCGCCAAGCTCTACTTTGACTTCAGTACAGAGGattactttgaaaaacatttccCAAACTTGGTGAAAGAACTTGGTGAGCGAGGAAAGAATACAATTCAAGAAGAACATTCCGAAG tTGTGCGCGCGGAAGCTGTTCTCACAGGAACGGGAAATCCATCCAATAATACATCGCTAAATGGCCCAGTGTCGTCATGGAATAACGATGATGTCATCGTCTGGCTGAAAGAGAACGAGCTTGGTCATCTGACGCCAAAATTCAAGAGATACACCGGTCGTAAACTATTGACACTCCGGAAGATATCGTTAGAGGCTCCGCAGTTCTTTTACGAGTCAGTTCAAAATAAACTAGGTATCAAAGATCTCTACGATATTATCACCTTTAAAGAAGCTTTGGAGGAATTTTGA